In the Oryza glaberrima chromosome 6, OglaRS2, whole genome shotgun sequence genome, one interval contains:
- the LOC127776465 gene encoding uncharacterized protein LOC127776465, whose amino-acid sequence MAIASSSSSLLLLMFLAFLDHGAAVANLSSIEAAVRDRAFQLFRRTSEIVAVDVPAVLAGAGVEASATRVRSSALWADGVNATVPGLAVAVPPRVVPAPFARRVAIVFVRFLGDASSWLFDAPPGYALAAPVVALLAFDASGPNGGVALRALGAPVRVEFRDISPASGFNATAARCLTFSSGGGKAVAAHAVAMEPGPSCVVSGTATGHYGVAVRVETPPPPPPPRPPPVRERWWVWKVGATAGGVAAASFLAVTVVGAVRWRRRRRREEMERRAMCGEELGRMAVRGSRMPSAKMVRTRPELEEELS is encoded by the coding sequence ATGGCGATCGcttcgtcatcgtcgtcgttgctgctgctgatgttTCTTGCGTTCTTGGATCATGGCGCCGCGGTGGCGAACCTGTCGTCCATCGAGGCCGCCGTCCGCGACCGCGCGTTCCAGCTGTTCCGCCGCACGAGCGagatcgtcgccgtcgacgtcccggcggtgctcgccggcgccggcgtcgaggccTCGGCGACGCGCGTGCGCAGCAGCGCCCTGTGGGCCGATGGCGTCAACGCCACCGTGCccgggctcgccgtcgccgtcccgccGCGGGTCGTCCCGGCGCCGTTcgcccgccgcgtcgccatCGTGTTCGTCCGCTTCCTCGGCGACGCCTCCTCCTGGCTGTTCGACGCGCCGCCCGGGTACGCGCTGGCCGCGCCGGTGGTCGCGCTGCTCGCGTTCGACGCGTCGGGGCCCAACGGCGGCGTCGCGCTCCGCGCGCTCGGCGCGCCCGTCCGCGTCGAGTTCAGGGACatctcgccggcgagcgggttCAACGCCACGGCGGCTAGGTGCCTGACCTTCTCGTCCGGCGGcgggaaggcggtggcggcgcacgcCGTGGCCATGGAGCCCGGCCCGTCGTGCGTGGTGTCCGGCACGGCCACGGGGCACTACGGGGTGGCGGTGCGCGTGgagacgccgccaccaccgccaccgccacgaccACCGCCGGTGAGGGAGCGGTGGTGGGTGTGGAAGGTCGGGGCCACCGccggcggggtggcggcggcgagcttccTGGCGGTCACCGTGGTCGGCGccgtgaggtggaggaggaggcggcggagggaggagatggagcgGCGTGCGATGTGCGGGGAGGAGCTCGGGAGGATGGCGGTGAGGGGGAGCAGGATGCCGTCGGCGAAGATGGTGAGGACGcggccggagttggaggaggagctAAGCTAA
- the LOC127776464 gene encoding ABC transporter C family member 10-like has protein sequence MGSLISSWAMSLCGSPICSEQDVVSCAMKETLDSSTCVNHLVVISIVAVLTVALVLQLLMKIPKSRASARQLVAFNSLLQLAAVVFTGCLGLLNLGLGMWMVGISFNQDTSIYRPHWWLVILAQGFSLILTSFSFSIRPRFLGATFVRFWSLLLTICAAFICCCSVVYMVGEKEITIKACLDVLLLPGALILLLYAIRHSRDEEGYETTENALYMPLNTERDHGTADSESHVTPFAKAGFFSVMSFWWLNPLMKMGYAKPLEEKDMPLLGSTDRAQNQYLMFLEMMNRKKQLQSHATPSVFWTIVSCHKSGILISGFFALLKVVTLSSGPLLLKALINVSLGEGTFKYEGIVLAVTMFVCKFCESLAQRQWYFRTRRLGLQVRSFLSAAIYKKQQKLSNSAKMKHSSGEIMNYVTVDAYRIGEFPYWFHQIWTTSVQLCIALAILYNAVGLATVSSLVVIIITVLCNAPLAKLQHKYQSKLMEAQDVRLKAMSESLVHMKVLKLYAWESHFKKVIEGLREVEYKWLSAFNLRKAYNSFLFWSSPVLVSAATFLTCYLLRVPLNASNVFTFVATLRLVQDPIRQIPDVIGVVIQAKVAFTRVVKFLDAPELNGQCRKKYIAGTEYPIALNSCSFSWDENPSKHTLRNINLVVKSGEKVAICGEVGSGKSTLLASVLGEFPKTEGTIQVCGKIAYVSQNAWIQTGTVQENILFGSLMDEQRYKETLEKCSLEKDLAMLPHGDSTQIGERGVNLSGGQKQRVQLARALYQNADIYLLDDPFSAVDAHTASSLFNEYVMGALSDKTVLLVTHQVDFLPVFDSILLMSDGKIIRSAPYQDLLEYCQEFQDLVNAHKDTIGISDLNNMPLHREKEISTEETDDIHGSRYRESVKPSPADQLIKKEEREIGDTGLKPYILYLRQNKGFLYLSLCVISHIIFISGQISQNSWMAANVQNTSVSTLKLIVVYIAIGVCTLFFLLSRSLSIVVLGMQTSRSLFSQLLNSLFRAPMSFFDSTPLGRVLSRVSSDLSIVDLDVPFFFMFSISASLNAYSNLGVLAVITWQVLFISVPMIVLVIRLQRYYLASAKELMRINGTTKSSLANHLGESISGAITIRAFEEENRFFAKNLELVDKNAGPCFYNFAATEWLIQRLELMSAAVLSFSALVMVILPPGTFSPGFVGMALSYGLSLNMSLVFSIQNQCNLANQIISVERVNQYMDITSEAAEVIKENRPAPDWPQVGKVELRDLKIKYRQDAPLVLHGITCTFEGGHKIGIVGRTGSGKTTLIGALFRLVEPAGGKIIIDSVDITTIGLHDLRSRLGIIPQDPTLFQGTVRYNLDPLGQFSDQQIWEVLDKCQLLETVQEKEQGLDSLVVEDGSNWSMGQRQLFCLGRALLRRRRILVLDEATASIDNATDAILQKTIRTEFKDCTVITVAHRIPTVMDCTMVLAMSDGKVVEYDKPTKLMETEGSLFRELVKEYWSYASSGNI, from the exons ATGGGTTCCCTCATAA GTTCTTGGGCGATGAGCTTGTGTGGGAGCCCAATTTGCTCCGAGCAAGATGTGGTCTCATGTGCTATGAAGGAAACATTGGATTCTTCGACTTGCGTGAATCATCTGGTGGTGATTTCCATTGTTGCAGTGCTCACTGTTGCGCTTGTACTTCAGTTGCTCATGAAAATTCCAAAGAGTAGAGCATCTGCGCGGCAGCTTGTCGCATTCAATTCACTGCTGCAGTTGGCTGCTGTAGTGTTCACTGGCTGCTTGGGTTTGCTTAATCTTGGCCTAGGAATGTGGATGGTGGGGATTAGCTTCAATCAGGATACCTCCATTTACCGGCCGCATTGGTGGCTTGTGATCTTGGCTCAAGGATTCAGTTTGATCCTTACTAGTTTCAGTTTTAGCATCAGACCTCGATTTCTTGGAGCTACATTTGTTCGATTCTGGTCGCTTTTGCTTACCATATGTGCAGCATTCATCTGTTGCTGTTCAGTTGTCTACATGGTTGGAGAGAAGGAGATCACCATTAAAGCTTGTTTAGATGTTCTTTTGCTACCTGGAGCCCTTATCCTTCTTCTTTATGCCATTCGGCACAGCCGTGATGAAGAGGGTTATGAAACAACTGAAAATGCTTTATACATGCCACTGAATACAGAGAGGGATCATGGGACGGCTGATTCAGAGAGTCATGTAACTCCTTTTGCTAAAGCTGGATTTTTCAGTGTGATGTCATTTTGGTGGTTGAACCCTTTGATGAAGATGGGTTACGCGAAGCCTCTCGAAGAGAAAGACATGCCACTTTTAGGCTCCACTGATCGAGCGCAGAATCAGTACTTGATGTTCTTGGAGATGATGAATAGAAAGAAGCAGTTGCAGTCACATGCCACACCATCAGTATTTTGGACCATTGTTTCTTGCCATAAGAGTGGGATTCTGATCTCAGGCTTCTTTGCATTGCTCAAGGTTGTTACCTTATCCTCAGGCCCATTGCTTCTCAAGGCACTCATCAATGTATCGCTGGGGGAAGGGACCTTCAAATACGAAGGAATTGTGCTGGCTGTGACAATGTTCGTTTGCAAATTCTGTGAATCTTTGGCTCAGAGACAGTGGTATTTCCGCACTCGGAGGTTAGGCCTCCAGGTGAGGTCATTCCTGTCAGCAGCTATTTACAAGAAGCAACAGAAGCTATCAAACTCAGCAAAAATGAAGCACTCTTCTGGAGAAATAATGAACTATGTGACTGTCGATGCCTACCGCATTGGGGAATTCCCGTATTGGTTCCACCAAATTTGGACAACAAGTGTCCAGCTCTGCATTGCTCTGGCAATCCTTTACAATGCAGTTGGACTTGCGACCGTTTCGTCGTTGGTTGTCATCATTATTACTGTACTCTGCAATGCTCCACTGGCAAAACTGCAACACAAGTACCAGAGTAAACTTATGGAAGCACAAGATGTGAGATTGAAGGCCATGTCTGAGTCTTTAGTTCATATGAAGGTCTTGAAATTATATGCTTGGGAAAGTCATTTCAAGAAGGTCATTGAGGGGTTGAGGGAGGTTGAGTACAAGTGGCTGTCAGCATTCAACCTTAGGAAGGCATACAACAGTTTCCTGTTTTGGTCATCACCAGTTCTGGTTTCAGCAGCAACATTTCTGACTTGCTATCTTTTAAGAGTTCCTCTGAATGCTAGCAATGTATTCACCTTTGTGGCAACTCTACGTCTCGTGCAAGATCCAATCAGACAGATACCAGATGTTATTGGAGTTGTGATTCAAGCTAAAGTTGCTTTCACCCGGGTTGTAAAATTTCTTGATGCTCCTGAGCTGAATGGGCAATGCAGGAAGAAATATATAGCGGGTACTGAGTATCCCATTGCGCTAAACTCCTGCAGCTTCTCGTGGGATGAGAACCCGTCGAAACATACTCTGAGGAATATAAATTTAGTGGTCAAATCTGGGGAGAAAGTTGCAATCTGTGGCGAGGTAGGATCAGGAAAATCAACACTTTTAGCTTCAGTACTTGGAGAGTTCCCAAAGACTGAAGGCACA ATTCAAGTTTGTGGGAAAATAGCATATGTTTCTCAGAATGCATGGATCCAAACAGGAACTGTGCAAGAAAATATTCTCTTTGGATCTTTGATGGATGAGCAAAGATACAAAGAAACACTTGAGAAGTGCTCTTTGGAAAAGGACCTTGCAATGTTGCCACATGGAGACTCTACTCAAATTGGGGAGAGAGGAGTAAATCTTAGTGGTGGTCAGAAGCAACGTGTTCAGCTTGCTCGTGCACTATACCAAAATGCAGACATCTATCTTCTTGATGATCCTTTCAGTGCTGTTGATGCCCATACAGCATCAAGTCTGTTTAAT GAATATGTCATGGGAGCTCTGTCAGACAAGACTGTTCTTCTAGTGACCCACCAAGTGGATTTCCTACCCGTATTTGATTCTATTCTG TTAATGTCAGATGGAAAGATTATTCGGTCAGCACCTTATCAAGATCTATTGGAATACTGCCAGGAATTTCAGGACCTAGTAAATGCCCACAAAGATACAATTGGAATTTCAGATCTTAACAATATGCCCCTCCATAGAGAAAAGGAAATATCAACGGAGGAGACAGATGATATTCATGGCAGCAGATATAGAGAATCTGTGAAGCCATCGCCGGCAGATCAGCTGAtaaagaaagaggagagagaaataggGGATACAGGTCTTAAGCCTTATATCCTGTACCTGCGCCAGAACAAAGGCTTTttatatctctctctctgtgttaTTTCCCACATAATTTTCATAAGTGGGCAAATATCACAAAATTCATGGATGGCTGCTAATGTCCAAAATACTAGTGTTAGTACACTGAAGTTAATAGTCGTGTATATTGCTATCGGAGTTTGCACATTGTTCTTCTTGCTATCTAGGTCTTTATCCATCGTAGTCCTTGGGATGCAGACTTCAAGATCCTTATTTTCCCAGCTACTTAACTCACTGTTCCGTGCACCTATGTCATTTTTTGATTCTACTCCTCTAGGAAGGGTATTGAGCCGG GTTTCTTCAGATCTGAGTATTGTTGACCTTGACGTTCCATTCTTCTTCATGTTTAGCATTAGCGCCAGCTTAAATGCATACAGCAATCTGGGGGTATTGGCTGTTATTACATGGCAAGTTTTGTTTATTTCGGTGCCAATGATAGTTTTGGTAATCAGGTTGCAG AGGTACTACTTAGCTTCGGCTAAGGAATTGATGCGGATCAATGGTACTACCAAATCTTCTCTAGCTAATCACTTAGGTGAATCGATTTCAGGGGCCATAACAATAAGGGCCTTTGAGGAAGAAAATCGTTTCTTTGCTAAAAATTTGGAGCTTGTGGACAAGAATGCTGGCCCATGCTTCTACAATTTTGCTGCAACTGAATGGCTGATTCAACGCCTGGAACTAATGAGTGCTGCAGTTCTTTCCTTTTCTGCTCTTGTCATGGTGATTCTTCCTCCAGGAACTTTTAGCCCTG GTTTTGTAGGAATGGCATTATCCTATGGTCTATCCCTGAACATGTCTTTAGTTTTCTCTATTCAAAACCAATGCAACCTTGCGAATCAAATCATTTCTGTGGAAAGGGTTAACCAGTACATGGACATTACAAGTGAAGCAGCAGAAGTTATCAAAGAAAATCGGCCAGCACCAGATTGGCCCCAAGTTGGCAAGGTGGAGCTTAGAGATTTGAAG ATTAAGTACAGGCAAGATGCTCCCCTTGTACTGCATGGAATTACTTGCACATTTGAAGGTGGACATAAGATTGGTATAGTTGGTCGGACAGGAAGTGGCAAGACAACTTTGATTGGTGCTTTGTTTCGTCTTGTTGAACCTGCTGGAGGGAAAATAATCATAGATTCTGTGGACATCACCACAATAGGCTTACATGACCTGCGATCACGGTTGGGCATCATTCCACAAGATCCAACACTTTTCCAGGGTACTGTAAGATACAATCTAGACCCCCTTGGGCAATTCTCAGATCAACAGATATGGGAG GTTCTTGACAAATGTCAACTTCTTGAGACTGTCCAGGAGAAGGAACAGGGATTGGATTCACTTG TTGTGGAAGATGGGTCGAATTGGAGCATGGGTCAAAGGCAGCTCTTCTGTTTAGGACGAGCACTTTTGAGACGACGCCGTATCTTAGTTCTTGATGAGGCGACAGCCTCTATAGACAATGCAACTGATGCTATCCTTCAGAAAACAATCAGAACAGAGTTCAAAGATTGCACTGTTATTACTGTTGCACACCGTATACCAACAGTTATGGACTGCACAATGGTCCTTGCAATGAGCGATG GTAAAGTGGTGGAGTATGACAAACCTACGAAGCTCATGGAAACAGAAGGTTCTCTTTTCCGAGAGCTCGTCAAGGAGTACTGGTCATACGCATCGAGTGGAAATATTTAG